The genomic DNA ATTGCACATGGACATAGGAATCGGTGTTGACACGGGCGAGGTTTTCCTCGGGAATGTGGGGTCCCCGGATCGAATGGAGTTTACCGTTATCGGTTCGGCCGTCAACAACGCCCAGTTTTGTTCAGATACGGCGGGACCCAACGAGATCCTTCTTTCGGAAACGGCTGCTGCTGCCCTGGGCGCCAAAGTCGGCGTGCGGGAACTGGATGAGTTCCCTGGACAGCCGGATGCACTGAAGATACTGAAAGTGGTGAGGTGACAACTTCAACAGAAAAGCGGCCGCATCTCTTCCCTTCGTTGTAAGAGCCCCTGGGGCCGGGATGAAACATATGCTCGTGGTTGCAGTCCTGTCCATGGTGAGTGCCGCACTGCTCATCCTGTCCTCTCCCGGTTATGGATACTCCTTTCTAGCCTGGGTCGCCTTGGTCCCGCTGCTCATTGTCATAAAAAGTTCCAGGCTTTCGGAATCGTTCATTTATTCCCTGTTGGCCGGACAGCTCTTCTACTTCGGACACCTTTCCTGGATGTACAGCATCGATGGAATCTCACCTGTCATCTTCGCGCTGCTGGGGCTTGTCAATGCCTGGCTATTCGGCCTCTTCGGATTTGCAGCCAGCCTCCTAAAAAGAGAGCGCGCTTTTGACGTCATCCTGTTTCCAGCATTGTGGGCGCTGATCGAGTACCTTCACCACCACCAAGGTTTCCTCTCCCTCACCTGGGGGACCCTCGCCTACACTCAGTATGAGGTTCCCGCTGTGAACTGGATCGCCTCTTTAACGGGTATTTACGGCATCTCTTTTCTCATCGTGTTCGTAAATGCATGTATCGCTCATGCCATTATTAGTCTTAATTTTCAAACTATTGCGAAGGAAAACCAGGGGGGTGCCCAATTCGCTTTCCCCGGTGTCAGAGCACTTTTGCTGCCTGCTGTTGTCATGGTTCTGATCCTTGCCATAGGTATGGTCAGGACTTTCCCTGATGACATTTCTGCCGGCGATTGCATCAAGGCGGGCCTCGTCCAGGCAGGGCTGCCGGGATACAGCTCTTCTACTGATGATGAAAAGAGGGAGGCGTTAAGGCGCCTGAAGCAGTTAAGCCTGGCAGCTGCTGCAGAGCACCCGGCATTCATTGTGTGGCCCGAAACGGCAGTTCCCGGGAAGATCCCTTACGACAGCATCATGGTCAAAATGTTGTCCCGTATTTCCGACGAGTCAGGTGCTTCTCTCCTTGTGGGAGCCGCGGGTTACGATAAGTTCCAGTCCAGCGAAAGGCAGCAGACCGGCATAGCAAACTCCGCTTTTCTCTTTAAACCTGGTGAGAGGATAGTAGGGCGATATGAAAAGATCATGCTCGTACCGTTCAACGAATATCTCCCACTGCGGGGAAAGATAACATGGCCTCGATGGATCGTGGGGTCCAACTGGAAAAATGCCCAACCCGGGAGCGAGATGACCATCCTGGAGGCGGATGGCCTGAGGTTTGGCGTCCAGATCTGCTGGGAAAACCTCTTCCCCGATCACTTCCGGAAGGTTTCAGCTCAAGGGGTGGATTTTATGGTCAGCATTACCAACGAATCTTTCGTCAAAGCTCCTGCCGCCAGGGAGCAGATGCTGGCTTTTAACATTTTCCGTGCCATCGAGAATCATGTCTCCATCCTGCGTGCGGCTTCAACGGGTATTTCAGCGATGATAAGTCCGAAGGGGGAAATAACAGCAATGATTAAGGATGAGCACGGCAAGCCTGAATACGGCGCTGGAATGCTTGTGGATAAGGTTCAGGCCACCTCCCAACGCTCCTTCTACAATCGGCACGGTGACTGGTTCGTTGTTGCACTCGCCCTGCTCATGTGTGTATATTTTTGTTTCTTACTTGGGGAAACACTTTTCAGACTTAAAAACAGGTGATCAGGCTTTTACGGCCTTTGTTGTATTCGTACCCCTGACTGGGGTTCGTTATAATGATCATGGAGAATCCGTGGGGGATCGGTCCGTGGTCGGGTGCGTGGGAGGGTAAAATAGGGAAGCGACGTTTTAACTGTGTGCTGGCTCTGGGATTTTTTGTGTCTTTGGGGATAGGTGGTGCGGCTCTTGGGGATTCGGCCATGGTCCTACCGAAGGGAGTGTCCTCAGTCAACGTCATCTATTACAACTACTTTGACATCGACGAAAGGTACGACCCCGACGGAGATGCAGAGGACATCGCCGCCAACTACAATGCCGACCTTAACAGCACAGTATTCCCTTCACTGGCTCTCCTGGAGGCTTCGGCGGGTGGTCCTCTGCCCGACGGATCTGCCACCCTGGGACAATCCCTGGTCGATTTCACCCTTAAATACAGGTGGTGGGAGATCGCCTATGCATACGGGCTTTCTGACCGGCTGACCCTGGGAATCCTTATTCCTTACAACAACTCTAAAAACAACGTCAATGCCGTCATCGACAGCACAACAGCTACAGTAGGTGTTATCCCCGTAGTGCCATATCTTGT from bacterium includes the following:
- the lnt gene encoding apolipoprotein N-acyltransferase, encoding MKHMLVVAVLSMVSAALLILSSPGYGYSFLAWVALVPLLIVIKSSRLSESFIYSLLAGQLFYFGHLSWMYSIDGISPVIFALLGLVNAWLFGLFGFAASLLKRERAFDVILFPALWALIEYLHHHQGFLSLTWGTLAYTQYEVPAVNWIASLTGIYGISFLIVFVNACIAHAIISLNFQTIAKENQGGAQFAFPGVRALLLPAVVMVLILAIGMVRTFPDDISAGDCIKAGLVQAGLPGYSSSTDDEKREALRRLKQLSLAAAAEHPAFIVWPETAVPGKIPYDSIMVKMLSRISDESGASLLVGAAGYDKFQSSERQQTGIANSAFLFKPGERIVGRYEKIMLVPFNEYLPLRGKITWPRWIVGSNWKNAQPGSEMTILEADGLRFGVQICWENLFPDHFRKVSAQGVDFMVSITNESFVKAPAAREQMLAFNIFRAIENHVSILRAASTGISAMISPKGEITAMIKDEHGKPEYGAGMLVDKVQATSQRSFYNRHGDWFVVALALLMCVYFCFLLGETLFRLKNR